The nucleotide window ACTGGCGTTTCGTGAATGTAAGGGCTTATTAGCTCTCTAGTTTTGCGAATATTTTGCTGAATTTGTTTTATTTCCATCAGGAAAACCCTGCCTTCATCATTTATCAGCGATCGAAGACCTCTTCACCACATATAGATGAGGTTCTCAATTTCTTATATGTTTCATCTAATGTCTCAGGAAGAACTTTGGTGTCCCCTATAACAGGCATGAAATTAGCATCACCGCTCCACCTAGGAACCACGTGAACGTGAACGTGTTGATCTATACCTGCACCTGCGATTCTTCCTATGTTTATTCCAACATTGAATCCATCGGGAGAGTATATCTCCCTTAGGACTTTTAATGCCCTAGAAGTAAAGGCGAATATCTCCATTGCTTCATCCTTCTCTAACAATTCGAGCGAAGGTAAGTGCCTATAAGGCACTACCATCAAATGGCCTGGATTGTATGGATATTTATTGAGAATTATAAACGACTTCCTCCCCCTACAAACTAACAAGTTTTCCTTATCCATTGTCTCTTGAGTTACCCTACAGAATAAACAACCTTCCTGTTTACCCTTGGATGCATCGGCGATGTACTTAGACCTCCAAGGAGCCCATAAATGATCCATGTTCCTCATTAATCTGAAGTGAAGGACTATAAAGCTGTTTTTACTCTTCGGCGTCCCTTATGCCTGTATTAGTTATGCTGAAAACCACCTCTCCTTCTGGGAGATGAGGTGCGTCAACCATCCTGGCTATCCTTCTATTTCCTCTACTTTTCTTTATTTGAACTCTTATTCCCGGCACGTGGTATAACGTGTGCCCACCTACTGCTACTGTGGGATCGCCATAAAACATGTCAGGTCTAGCCATAACTTGGTTAGTAACTATTACTGCTAGGTCATATATTTCCGCAAGCCTAACAAGTTGATGAAGGTGCCTGTTTAATTTTTGCTGTCTAACTGCGAGGTTTTCTCTCCCTGAATACTCAGCCCTGAAGTGAGAGGTAACTGAATCCACTACGATCAGCTTGATACTCTCGTCCCTCGCTATGATATCTTGTAGTTCCTCAACTATGGCAATCTGATGGTCAGTATTAATGGCTCTGATGCTCATGATGTTCTGGAGTACTTCTTTTGGATCCAAGCCTATAGCTGATGCCATGGCCTTTATCCTTTCTGTCCTGAAGGTACCTTCAGTGTCTA belongs to Metallosphaera tengchongensis and includes:
- the radA gene encoding DNA repair and recombination protein RadA, with product MADQVEEKKKIKTIKDLSGVGQALLGKLTEAGYSTLESIAVASPQDLSTAAGIPLTTAQRIIKEARDALDIRFKTALEIEQERANVKKITTGSQALDGLLGGGIETRTMTELFGEFGSGKTQICHQVSVNVQLPPEKGGLSGKALYIDTEGTFRTERIKAMASAIGLDPKEVLQNIMSIRAINTDHQIAIVEELQDIIARDESIKLIVVDSVTSHFRAEYSGRENLAVRQQKLNRHLHQLVRLAEIYDLAVIVTNQVMARPDMFYGDPTVAVGGHTLYHVPGIRVQIKKSRGNRRIARMVDAPHLPEGEVVFSITNTGIRDAEE
- a CDS encoding HIT family protein, which gives rise to MDHLWAPWRSKYIADASKGKQEGCLFCRVTQETMDKENLLVCRGRKSFIILNKYPYNPGHLMVVPYRHLPSLELLEKDEAMEIFAFTSRALKVLREIYSPDGFNVGINIGRIAGAGIDQHVHVHVVPRWSGDANFMPVIGDTKVLPETLDETYKKLRTSSICGEEVFDR